The Penaeus chinensis breed Huanghai No. 1 chromosome 36, ASM1920278v2, whole genome shotgun sequence genome includes a region encoding these proteins:
- the LOC125044736 gene encoding breast cancer anti-estrogen resistance protein 1-like (The sequence of the model RefSeq protein was modified relative to this genomic sequence to represent the inferred CDS: added 177 bases not found in genome assembly) — MVGDTGFNANMKGNCIARAMYDNVAESPDELAFRRDDVLTVLEQNTAGLEGWWLCSLRGRQGICPGNRLRILPGVYDTGTGMSSLSSLTSPNSAATTSPTAVARLSSTSPVPRPQRPLSNKVVTPRRVGDVYTYDTPRPYAQTAQLDYDVPPTRHPPHDGGGSRLSRSSSLRYDSPRQHMRSSLDQYDVPRSQYDSPKVRPLYDSPKPQQLYDSPRSHQDSHRGSAPRSLIKGVRGGAPSCHQIASDIQQEYDVPRPTNATHDSHYDMPPSDRSSGVSIMSCESSQLSTSSSASSLAASESLSLSSLGGSSNRSSLESHDVYDIPPEPRRVSEPQRPRLPPRESKETRDAYDVPRSAHHIGLDTYDTPPSRGLRIQAMRPGEALYDVPPQVSRDVRQPDSVDAAPNRLSSGSDSSGGDVDIGYWKELPLELDSAVDTLAKLQQEVYGAIEKLKSVHQTCGWLSRDTVEDSEEDMKVIIFRLRQSVHEMIEFGQGSVVNAARNGERGVARRLQRLLEPISKTAAVIDDAWSRLQSGSWTQALTCGTNPENLNQLVTIAHSLADDVDHLASTIQNKITLIFKRSPSLDVSGGIRQQGTDDEKTPVQERPLPDLPEKKFENMYENDSRNWLEDYDYVNLETRESVEREHEEIKKELPAQLRKSFDNLVKQSQLIVDSDHEKVLQKDDAPCTTPSKQGSQNLDPNDRQVIGFYSTQAELHLQHLNTAIDAFLLTVENNQPPKVFIAHSKFVILNAHKLVYIGDTVHRNVVNPEIRTRVLNCSNALCDAMKNTVSAAKTAALQFPSVVAVQAMVDAFVAVSHLANNLKQAVAAAPL, encoded by the exons CGACAGGGTATTTGTCCGGGCAATCGGCTGAGGATCCTGCCCGGCGTCTATGACACGGGAACGGGCATGTCCAGCCTGTCTTCGCTCACGTCCCCGAACAGCGCAGCGACCACCTCCCCCACCGCGGTCGCGCGCCTCTCCTCCACGAGCCCCGTGCCCCGGCCCCAGCGACCTCTCTCCAACAAG GTGGTCACCCCAAGGCGTGTGGGAGATGTTTACACATATGACACTCCTCGTCCATACGCTCAAACCGCACAGCTAGACTACGATGTTCCACCCACAAGGCATCCCCCACATGATGGAG ggGGTTCCCGCTTGTCACGAAGCAGCAGCCTTAGATACGACTCGCCCCGACAGCACATGCGCTCTTCCCTGGACCAGTATGACGTTCCACGATCTCAGTACGATTCCCCCAAAGTGCGGCCACTTTATGACTCCCCAAAGCCTCAACAGCTCTATGACTCGCCCAGATCCCACCAGGATAGTCACCGTGGGAGTGCGCCAAGAAGCCTTATAAAGGGTGTGCGGGGTGGAGCTCCATCATGCCATCAGATAGCTAGTGATATTCAGCAGGAGTATGACGTGCCAAGGCCCACCAATGCCACCCATGACTCACACTATGATATGCCTCCCAGTGATCGGTCTAGCGGAGTGTCTATTATGTCGTGTGAGTCGTCTCAGCTCTCCACTTCATCCTCAGCTTCCTCCCTTGCGGCCTCAGAGTCACTCTCATTGTCTTCTCTTGGAGGATCCTCCAACAGATCGAGTTTAGAATCCCATGACGTGTATGACATCCCCCCTGAGCCTCGGCGGGTATCAGAGCCCCAGCGACCCAGGCTTCCTCCAAGGGAATCCAAAGAGACTAGAGATGCTTATGATGTCCCCCGTTCAGCACACCATATAGGCCTTGACACCTATGACACACCACCCTCCCGAGGGCTACGCATCCAGGCCATGCGTCCAGGAGAAGCACTGTATGACGTGCCACCTCAGGTCAGTCGGGACGTTCGCCAACCTGATTCGGTGGACGCAGCACCAAATCGCCTCTCTTCAGGATCGGACTCCTCAGGTGGAGATGTTGACATTGGCTATTGGAAGGAGCTGCCCCTGGAGCTGGACTCTGCTGTTGACACACTAGCAAAGTTACAGCAGGAGGTGTATGGAGCCATAGAGAAGCTCAAATCGGTCCATCAGACATGTGGATGGCTGTCAAGAGACACAGTAGAGGACTCTGAAGAGGACATGAAGGTAATAATCTTCCGTCTCCGGCAATCTGTACACGAGATGATAGAGTTTGGGCAGGGCTCTGTTGTTAATGCagcaagaaatggagagagaggtgtTGCTAGGAGGCTCCAGCGTCTCTTGGAACCAATCAGTAAAACAGCAGCTGTCATAGATGATGCTTGGAGTAGGTTGCAGTCAGGGAGCTGGACCCAAGCTTTAACTTGTGGCACAAACCCAGAAAATCTGAATCAGCTGGTCACAATAGCACACTCTCTTGCGGATGATGTTGATCACCTGGCTTCAACCATCCAGAACAAAATAACCCTTATATTCAAAAGGTCTCCCAGTCTGGATGTGTCAGGAGGTATCCGGCAGCAAGGAACAGATGATGAGAAGACGCCTGTTCAGGAAAGGCCTTTGCCTGACCTTCCTGAGAAGAAGTTTgaaaatatgtatgaaaatgaCTCAAGAAACTGGCTGGAAGACTACGATTATGTAAATTTAGAAACACGGGAGAGTGTGGAACGTGAGCATGAAGAAATTAAAAAGGAATTGCCAGCACAGTTGCGCAAATCATTTGACAATTTAGTAAAACAGTCTCAGTTGATAGTGGACAGTGATCATGAGAAAGTGTTGCAAAAGGACGATGCCCCTTGCACAACGCCCAGCAAGCAAGGAAGCCAGAACTTGGACCCAAATGACCGACAGGTGATTGGATTCTACAGCACGCAAGCGGAACTGCACCTCCAACATTTGAACACAGCCATTGATGCATTCTTGCTTACTGTCGAGAACAATCAACCCCCAAAGGTATTTATTGCTCACTCCAAATTTGTTATCCTTAATGCACACAAGCTGGTGTACATTGGGGACACAGTTCACCGCAATGTCGTGAACCCCGAGATCAGAACTCGAGTTTTGAATTGCTCGAATGCCCTCTGTGATGCAATGAAGAACACAGTCTCTGCAGCAAAGACAGCAGCTTTGCAGTTCCCGTCAGTCGTTGCAGTCCAAGCTATGGTTGATGCCTTCGTGGCTGTTTCTCATTTGGCAAACAATCTGAAGCAGGCTGTAGCTGCAGCTCCactatga
- the LOC125044937 gene encoding luc7-like protein 3 gives MEDGEDRSRRGQKKIKKKKKKKKETAAEDRWQKQKKKTQVEVEAEVRRGRQDKRGRHEEERKRRRRDRRPLTADAARLRRRRRRRRSDGNRSEGRVKKTDGRSVEEPQKTKMEEAVARGRRTRPTSEDDDEPHRSRRRKTKTKQTNDEDRKQTGQKKKTRHRRRDSPANTTQTRETGSRHLSGFM, from the exons ATGGAAGATGGAGAAGACAGAAGCAGAAGGGgacagaagaagataaagaagaagaagaagaagaaaaaggagaccgCAGCAGAAGACCGatggcagaagcagaagaagaagacgcaagTGGAAGTCGAAGCAGAAGTGCGCAGAGGCAGACAGGACAAGAGGGGAAGacacgaggaagagaggaagagaagacgccGGGACAGAAGACCTCTGACCGCCGACGCAGCACgactgagaagaagaagaagaagaagacgaagcgaCGGAAACAGAAGTGAAGGGCGAGTGAAGAAGACAGATGGGAGAAGCGTCGAAGAGCCGCAGAAGACGAAGATGGAAGAAGCAGTAGCAAGGGGCCGAAGGACAAGACCGACGTCGGAGGACGACGACGAGCCGCACAGAAGTAGACggagaaagacgaagacgaagcagACGAACGACGAAGACCGAAAACAGACagggcagaagaagaagacaagacacCGACGACGTGACAGCCCAGCGAATACCACGCAGACGCGGGAGACAGGCAGCAGAC ATCTTTCAGGCTTTATGTGA